TAGTTTTGTAAAAATATACTCCGCGTGACATCTTTGAAATATCAAAGCGGCAATAGCCGTTTGGCGCGTCATCCGTGACTTTTCCGGTTTCTTCACCGTCTGTGGAATAAAGAATTATTTCAACCTGTTTTGCTGTTTTTGCCGGGTCAATAGGATAGGCAATTGTCACAAACCCCGCATAAGCCGGGTTGGGATAAGCAAAAACTTCTGCCTGCGGTGTCGGAGTATTTGTGGCGGTCATTGTAATTGTGAAAGTCACTGTAATTGTCGATGTAAGGGTAATTGTCGGTGTTTCTGTGGCTGTCAGTGTAATTGTGGATGTGAGGGTTATAGTCGGGGAATCAGTAGCTGTCCAGTCCGGAGTGATTGTGTCTGTTACTGTTTCGGTAGCTGTTTCTGTGGT
The Candidatus Goldiibacteriota bacterium genome window above contains:
- a CDS encoding T9SS type A sorting domain-containing protein: MKIKTLFIAILLSLACVAVYATPTVTETVTETVTATTTETATETVTDTITPDWTATDSPTITLTSTITLTATETPTITLTSTITVTFTITMTATNTPTPQAEVFAYPNPAYAGFVTIAYPIDPAKTAKQVEIILYSTDGEETGKVTDDAPNGYCRFDISKMSRGVYFYKTIIRYTDGSQTVKKHEKFAVVR